One Papaver somniferum cultivar HN1 chromosome 10, ASM357369v1, whole genome shotgun sequence genomic window carries:
- the LOC113319002 gene encoding bidirectional sugar transporter SWEET14-like gives MAAPLLVFIFGILGNIVSFMVYLAPLQTFYRVYKRKSSEGFQSLPYVVALFSAMLWMYYGLLKSDKSLLIPINAIGCTIESLYIIIYLVYAPQPARFSTVKMLLMVNVISFGTILLSTYYLIHKASVRLTALGWICSVFSVCVFAAPLMIMRKVIRTKSVEFLPFPLSCCLTLCAVMWFFYGLLVKDYYIALPNVLGFIFGIAQMLLYVIYRNAKKDVVPVPEVALNVVDLTKLETDMDKNKKETGAPDTHQIIVCDGVDPAVVIVRPTETIV, from the exons ATGGCAGCTCCTTTATTAGTCTTCATATTTGGCATTCTTG GCAACATTGTGTCATTCATGGTGTATCTGGCCCCACT GCAAACATTTTACAGGGTTTATAAGAGAAAATCATCAGAAGGGTTTCAATCACTGCCATATGTAGTAGCACTGTTTAGTGCCATGTTGTGGATGTATTATGGTTTACTAAAGAGTGATAAATCCCTGCTAATTCCTATCAATGCTATTGGATGCACCATTGAATCTCTTTACATCATTATCTACTTGGTTTATGCTCCTCAACCAGCAAGA TTTTCTACAGTAAAGATGTTGCTCATGGTGAACGTAATATCATTTGGCACAATCTTACTTTCTACATACTACTTGATTCACAAGGCATCGGTGCGATTGACAGCTCTTGGTTGGATTTGCTCTGTCTTTTCAGTCTGCGTATTTGCTGCTCCTCTCATGATTATG AGAAAAGTGATAAGGACAAAGAGTGTCGAATTTTTGCCATTTCCCTTATCTTGCTGTCTCACACTATGTGCCGTGATGTGGTTCTTTTATGGTCTGTTGGTGAAGGATTACTACATTGCA TTGCCAAACGTATTAGGGTTCATCTTCGGGATTGCTCAGATGTTGCTATACGTAATCTACAGAAATGCAAAGAAAGATGTCGTACCAGTACCAGAAGTAGCCCTAAACGTCGTCGATTTAACCAAACTTGAGACGGACATggataaaaacaaaaaagaaactgGAGCGCCCGACACTCACCAGATCATAGTTTGCGACGGCGTTGACCCTGCAGTAGTTATCGTCAGACCAACTGAAACCATTGTGTGA